A portion of the Lysinibacillus timonensis genome contains these proteins:
- a CDS encoding VOC family protein — translation MMTHFHKKPNMYVSHVQMKVSNLEHSIEYYKKIIGFDVLEQSNNTAVLTFDGATSILSLEQVDHAQSLQGGQTGLYHFAILLPTRKDLGNFIQNIVEQNVRIGAGDHHVSEAIYLYDPDGNGIEVYSDRPEDSWIWQNDFVYMTTEQVDIPSVLRDADGAWNGLPEGTVMGHIHLSVSDLTASEKFYTEALGYDVVTRYGNQALFISTGKYHHHIGLNTWNSAGGRPAPENSVGLKSFTIVLENDEQAEKIKSNLRGIGAVVEKFSGAPKFGGAQAFSTVDPSGIRIVFTLDGD, via the coding sequence ATGATGACTCATTTTCATAAAAAACCGAACATGTACGTATCTCATGTTCAAATGAAAGTATCAAATTTAGAGCATTCTATTGAATATTACAAAAAAATTATAGGATTTGATGTTTTAGAGCAATCAAATAACACTGCTGTTTTAACATTTGATGGTGCTACTAGTATTTTATCTTTAGAACAAGTGGATCATGCACAAAGTTTACAAGGTGGGCAAACTGGGCTTTATCATTTTGCGATTCTACTACCTACGCGAAAAGACTTAGGTAACTTTATCCAAAATATTGTTGAACAGAATGTACGAATTGGTGCAGGTGATCATCATGTTAGTGAAGCCATTTATTTATATGATCCAGATGGGAATGGAATCGAGGTTTACTCAGATCGACCAGAAGATTCATGGATATGGCAAAACGATTTTGTTTATATGACGACAGAGCAAGTGGATATTCCTTCTGTACTTCGTGATGCTGATGGAGCTTGGAACGGATTACCGGAAGGCACTGTAATGGGGCATATTCATCTTTCCGTATCAGACTTGACTGCTTCTGAAAAATTTTACACAGAAGCACTAGGATACGATGTCGTTACTCGATACGGAAATCAAGCCCTGTTTATATCAACTGGAAAATATCATCACCACATTGGCCTAAACACTTGGAATAGTGCAGGCGGTCGTCCTGCTCCAGAAAATAGCGTTGGTTTAAAATCATTTACTATAGTTCTAGAGAATGACGAACAAGCGGAGAAAATTAAAAGTAACTTACGTGGCATAGGTGCTGTTGTTGAAAAGTTCTCTGGTGCACCAAAATTTGGTGGAGCCCAAGCATTCTCAACAGTGGATCCATCCGGGATTCGAATAGTGTTTACTTTAGATGGTGATTAA
- the trmL gene encoding tRNA (uridine(34)/cytosine(34)/5-carboxymethylaminomethyluridine(34)-2'-O)-methyltransferase TrmL → MPLHIVLYQPEIPANTGNIARTCAGTNTSLHLIRPLGFSTDDKMLKRAGLDYWHAVNIVYHDSLEDFVEYSKDGDVYLIETYSDEPYSTHDFSDRDKDIYFMFGKETTGLPKDFAYERKDQCLRIPQSDHVRSLNLSNSAAIIIYEALRQQNFPGLK, encoded by the coding sequence TTGCCATTGCATATTGTTTTATATCAACCAGAAATTCCAGCAAATACAGGGAATATTGCAAGAACTTGCGCTGGAACTAATACTTCGTTACATTTAATTCGTCCATTAGGCTTCTCAACAGACGATAAAATGTTAAAACGAGCAGGATTAGACTATTGGCATGCCGTTAATATTGTTTATCACGATAGTTTAGAAGACTTTGTTGAATACTCAAAAGATGGCGATGTTTATTTAATTGAAACATATAGTGATGAACCTTATTCAACACATGATTTTAGTGATCGTGATAAAGATATTTATTTTATGTTTGGTAAGGAAACAACAGGATTGCCGAAAGACTTTGCGTACGAGCGAAAAGATCAATGTTTACGGATTCCACAAAGTGATCATGTACGATCACTCAATTTATCCAATTCAGCAGCAATCATCATTTATGAAGCACTTCGTCAGCAAAACTTCCCAGGGTTAAAATAA
- the queG gene encoding tRNA epoxyqueuosine(34) reductase QueG: MSIEQLQKDLVEYAKSIGVDKIGFTTASPFSELKNRLRRQQELGYQSGFEESDIEKRTEPIKLLDNAESIIAIALAYPSKMEDAPAGKKGSRRGIFARASWGVDYHVALRERLKLMEAWLIERVPGVKFKSMVDTGELVDRAVAERAGIGWSGKNCSIITPEFGSYVYLGEMITNIPFAPDSPIENECGDCTLCLDVCPTGALVNPGQLNAKSCVAFLTQTKDFLPDEFRAKIGNRIYGCDTCQTVCPKNKGKINWIHEEFKPDPEIAKPLLQSLIKISNKEFKEKFGYVSGSWRGKKPLQRNAIIALAHFKEESAVPELIDIMKKDERPVMRGTAAWAIGKIGGPLAEAALNDALMKEKDEEVIAEIQKGLKLLSVGAEA; the protein is encoded by the coding sequence GTGAGCATCGAACAATTACAAAAAGACTTAGTCGAATATGCAAAATCAATTGGCGTGGACAAGATCGGGTTTACTACCGCATCGCCTTTCAGTGAGTTAAAGAACCGATTAAGACGTCAACAAGAACTCGGATATCAATCCGGTTTTGAGGAATCAGATATTGAAAAACGAACGGAGCCAATTAAGTTACTAGACAATGCGGAAAGTATTATCGCCATTGCACTCGCTTACCCTTCTAAAATGGAGGACGCACCTGCAGGAAAAAAAGGATCTAGGCGCGGTATTTTTGCTCGGGCTTCTTGGGGAGTGGATTATCATGTTGCTCTTCGCGAACGTTTAAAATTGATGGAGGCTTGGTTAATTGAACGTGTCCCTGGTGTAAAGTTTAAATCAATGGTTGACACAGGAGAACTTGTCGACCGCGCAGTTGCGGAGCGTGCGGGGATTGGTTGGAGCGGGAAGAATTGTTCCATCATTACCCCTGAGTTTGGTTCTTATGTTTACTTGGGTGAAATGATTACAAACATACCTTTTGCACCTGATTCACCTATTGAAAATGAATGTGGTGATTGTACGTTATGTTTGGATGTATGTCCAACGGGTGCATTAGTAAACCCAGGGCAATTAAATGCGAAGTCGTGTGTAGCGTTTTTAACTCAAACAAAAGATTTTTTACCAGATGAGTTCCGAGCTAAAATAGGGAATCGAATATATGGCTGTGATACTTGCCAAACAGTATGTCCGAAAAATAAAGGGAAAATTAATTGGATTCATGAAGAATTTAAACCGGATCCTGAGATAGCGAAACCTTTATTACAGTCGTTAATAAAAATATCAAATAAAGAATTTAAAGAGAAATTTGGCTATGTTTCAGGTTCATGGCGAGGAAAAAAACCACTTCAAAGAAATGCTATCATTGCTTTGGCACATTTTAAAGAAGAATCAGCTGTACCTGAGTTAATTGATATAATGAAAAAAGATGAACGTCCTGTTATGAGAGGAACCGCTGCATGGGCAATTGGTAAAATTGGTGGCCCACTCGCTGAGGCAGCTCTTAACGATGCCCTAATGAAGGAAAAAGATGAAGAGGTCATAGCAGAGATTCAAAAGGGGTTAAAGCTGTTGAGTGTTGGGGCTGAAGCGTAA
- a CDS encoding B3/4 domain-containing protein — translation MKISLNTSLLEQNDQLKIGIIHYTKITVSESPQMIKGRMQLFQENLFFELQDTSVNERPGISEWRKLWKSFGADPNRYRHSAESIMRRISKQNYLEPFHSGVDLNNFFSLQYEIPIGIYDLNKIHGDIEITLGNEETGYEGLNGRFNSLKHILCSKDDDGPFGSPFVDSIRTAVTEETTDALQIFYLRPSLDESECNELLKAAGKMFCQVSGGNYKIAILSSNEPNIVI, via the coding sequence TTGAAAATTTCGCTTAACACTTCTCTTTTAGAACAAAACGATCAGTTAAAAATCGGCATTATCCATTATACCAAAATTACAGTATCAGAATCTCCTCAAATGATTAAAGGACGAATGCAACTTTTTCAAGAAAATCTATTTTTTGAATTACAAGATACATCCGTAAATGAACGTCCTGGTATTTCTGAATGGAGAAAACTTTGGAAATCCTTCGGTGCAGATCCAAATCGATATCGTCATTCTGCTGAAAGCATAATGAGAAGAATCTCTAAACAAAATTATTTAGAACCTTTTCACTCAGGTGTTGACTTAAATAACTTCTTTTCACTGCAATATGAAATCCCAATTGGAATTTATGACTTAAATAAAATACATGGGGATATTGAGATTACCTTAGGAAATGAAGAAACTGGTTATGAAGGACTGAATGGTCGTTTTAATTCGCTAAAACATATTTTATGTAGTAAGGACGATGACGGCCCATTTGGAAGTCCATTTGTCGATTCTATTCGAACAGCGGTGACAGAAGAAACAACAGATGCGCTACAGATTTTTTATTTACGACCTTCATTAGATGAAAGCGAATGTAACGAGCTCCTAAAAGCTGCAGGAAAAATGTTTTGCCAAGTTAGTGGCGGAAATTACAAAATAGCTATTCTTTCATCTAATGAACCTAATATTGTCATATAA
- a CDS encoding DMT family transporter, whose translation MKFPPYLLLVLATILWGGNFVIGRAVTGDIPPLTLSLLRWSLAFIVFLPIAYKYVKQDWQKIKVNWPIVIALAITGVASFNTLVYIGVYYTTSINASLMNSLTPIFLYILSFVFLKIKVSKNQVVGTIISLLGVIFILTKGSFENLIHFKFNIGDIIVIIAVICWSIYSLLVKQYADRLPGFSTFLITIAIGAILLVPFSAYELLTLTSPIIWSPNTIGAIFYVGILASIVAFLSWNKGVVEIGANRAGIYLNLIPLFATIFATIFLGEQLYAAQVIGGLAVIGGVILTNRN comes from the coding sequence ATGAAGTTTCCACCGTATTTACTTTTAGTTCTCGCAACAATACTTTGGGGAGGAAATTTTGTTATTGGACGAGCTGTGACAGGCGATATTCCACCATTAACATTATCTCTTCTTAGATGGAGTCTTGCATTTATCGTTTTCTTGCCAATAGCTTATAAATACGTGAAACAAGACTGGCAAAAAATAAAAGTAAATTGGCCCATTGTTATTGCACTGGCCATTACAGGAGTAGCCAGCTTTAACACACTAGTTTATATCGGTGTATATTATACTACTTCTATTAATGCTTCATTAATGAATTCTCTAACACCTATATTCCTATATATATTATCTTTTGTCTTTTTAAAAATTAAGGTCTCTAAAAACCAGGTTGTTGGTACTATCATCTCATTATTAGGTGTTATTTTCATTTTGACTAAAGGGTCCTTTGAAAATTTAATCCATTTTAAATTTAATATTGGAGATATAATCGTTATTATTGCAGTCATCTGCTGGAGTATTTATTCATTACTTGTTAAACAATATGCAGATCGTCTTCCGGGCTTTTCGACATTCCTAATAACTATTGCAATTGGTGCTATCCTTTTAGTTCCCTTCTCTGCATATGAATTACTAACATTAACTAGTCCCATTATATGGTCTCCAAACACAATAGGAGCGATTTTTTATGTAGGAATTCTAGCTTCTATTGTAGCGTTTTTGAGTTGGAACAAAGGGGTTGTTGAAATTGGGGCAAACCGCGCAGGTATTTATTTAAACTTAATTCCCTTATTTGCAACGATTTTTGCAACGATTTTCCTTGGTGAACAGTTATATGCTGCCCAAGTTATTGGTGGTCTTGCCGTAATAGGCGGTGTTATTTTAACAAATCGAAATTGA
- a CDS encoding DL-endopeptidase inhibitor IseA family protein: MKQVQKTFIVSVIAGALLCNVTGASAASFKDVGDDYWGQKEINYLFEQKIINGYQNGLFQPNKPITKSQVALILIKALDIEVKNQYEMNFKDIPKTSSIYKSISAAIEAGIFPKETKFDPNKPMTKAEIAEVFVKAFDLVGTGKVDIKDVPSTSEIYEDISILVENDLIDLNNDGAFKPNEKVTRGEFAVYLARALNADFLPDQYNIPQNVNPVVILFNHLLKNPDGISTLFTMNNDYGFTQLSGEVNSIEGLELKEIARLNGTTEYVVQLNVDLKGANSGLLSDGANTLYFLIEKVGYMEYKIISVDKTPHLQADHSISFTKEKALEIFTESNIAYWYVVSGGEQTGKVETFTKNGIEYRFMSESLNTEEKLKAYLGQSYSPEQVEKLFKDLGFITHNGRLAQPNADGGSLLNFEKAIITQIHNSTTVKKYELTIPLGDTDEKVSMVGELHFVSGKGWRVHRFESTEAVSISDNDALDLFTESKKAYWNAVAGGEGKGTTETFTKDELEYRYMSEQLNTEAKLRAYLADYYTPEQVEKLFKDLGFITHKGQLAQPNADGGSLLNFEKATIKLLEDSSNVKKYELTVPLGETGEVETVKGELHYVDDEGWRVHSIN, translated from the coding sequence ATGAAACAGGTTCAAAAAACTTTTATCGTGTCTGTAATAGCTGGAGCTTTATTATGTAATGTCACAGGAGCATCGGCTGCATCATTTAAAGATGTAGGGGATGATTACTGGGGGCAAAAGGAAATTAATTATTTATTTGAACAGAAAATTATAAATGGATACCAAAATGGCCTATTTCAACCAAACAAGCCGATAACAAAATCTCAAGTTGCACTCATCTTAATTAAAGCTTTAGATATTGAAGTGAAAAACCAGTATGAAATGAACTTTAAAGATATTCCAAAAACTTCTTCAATATATAAAAGTATTTCTGCTGCAATTGAAGCGGGTATCTTTCCGAAAGAAACAAAATTCGATCCTAATAAACCAATGACTAAAGCTGAAATTGCTGAGGTATTTGTAAAAGCGTTCGATTTAGTAGGCACTGGAAAGGTTGATATAAAAGATGTTCCTTCTACTTCGGAAATCTACGAGGATATTTCGATATTAGTTGAAAATGACCTAATCGACCTTAATAATGACGGAGCATTCAAACCAAATGAAAAGGTTACTAGAGGGGAATTTGCTGTTTACCTAGCACGTGCATTAAATGCTGACTTCTTACCAGATCAATATAATATTCCACAAAACGTGAATCCTGTTGTTATTTTATTTAATCATTTATTGAAAAATCCAGATGGTATTAGTACGTTATTTACAATGAATAATGATTACGGATTTACTCAACTAAGTGGTGAAGTAAATAGTATCGAAGGCTTAGAACTAAAAGAAATAGCTCGTTTAAATGGGACAACAGAATATGTTGTTCAACTGAACGTAGATTTAAAAGGAGCTAATAGCGGATTACTAAGTGACGGGGCAAACACTCTTTATTTTTTAATTGAAAAAGTAGGTTATATGGAATACAAAATTATTTCAGTCGATAAAACACCTCATTTACAAGCGGATCATTCAATCTCATTTACTAAAGAAAAGGCACTTGAAATATTTACTGAATCCAATATTGCTTACTGGTATGTAGTTTCTGGAGGAGAACAAACTGGGAAAGTTGAAACGTTTACAAAAAACGGAATAGAGTATCGATTCATGTCTGAATCTTTAAATACAGAAGAGAAGCTGAAAGCATATTTAGGCCAATCTTATTCACCAGAACAAGTTGAGAAACTATTTAAAGACCTTGGATTTATTACACACAATGGGAGACTTGCTCAACCAAATGCAGATGGCGGAAGTTTATTAAACTTTGAAAAAGCTATTATTACACAAATCCATAATTCCACAACTGTGAAGAAGTATGAGTTAACAATTCCTTTAGGCGACACAGATGAAAAAGTGTCAATGGTAGGAGAACTTCACTTTGTGTCTGGAAAAGGTTGGCGTGTCCATCGTTTTGAATCAACTGAAGCAGTTTCGATATCAGACAATGATGCACTCGATTTATTTACTGAATCAAAAAAGGCGTATTGGAATGCCGTTGCGGGTGGAGAGGGTAAAGGTACCACAGAAACATTTACAAAGGATGAATTAGAATATCGTTATATGTCTGAGCAATTAAATACAGAGGCTAAATTAAGGGCCTATTTAGCGGACTATTATACACCAGAGCAAGTGGAAAAACTATTTAAAGATTTAGGCTTTATTACACATAAAGGGCAGTTAGCACAACCAAATGCAGACGGCGGAAGCTTATTAAACTTCGAAAAAGCAACGATTAAATTGTTGGAGGATTCTTCCAATGTTAAGAAATATGAACTTACTGTTCCATTAGGGGAAACGGGCGAAGTAGAAACGGTTAAAGGGGAACTTCATTACGTAGATGACGAAGGTTGGCGTGTGCATAGTATAAATTAA
- a CDS encoding DUF5667 domain-containing protein: MSKMNKNLRNVVATSFVAATFAFGAGQAFANEEPTQQEASQELVEVEEVMSEEVVNESTTTTSENEETVEVPTTDEAESEETSTPEMTEEQTVIEEEITVEETAETTKESVNLLEFFKTVLDNIQIAVENNEVIDAALLISEAENRILEAEKLFAEGNEELANQILEEALAQHELALQKYEELTSETNVTEEGVVEEEVTEDITEVSTEVTEEQPLSIDIVRASLEAKFSSNLLALEAALKKVENPNAKAALEKNVEKAKVRLENKINKKLAKMESKGLLDDEKELAEVAEELQEEATEETEKISEAAEEQAEKEKEAAEEQAEKEKEIAKEKAEKEKEAAKEKAEKEREAAKEKAEKEKEAAKEKAEKEREAAKEKAEKEREAAKEKAEKGKEAAKEKAEKEKESAKKKDEKEKE; the protein is encoded by the coding sequence ATGTCAAAAATGAATAAAAATTTACGTAATGTAGTAGCAACAAGTTTTGTTGCCGCAACATTTGCTTTCGGTGCTGGACAAGCATTTGCCAATGAAGAACCTACGCAACAGGAGGCTTCACAAGAGTTAGTTGAAGTAGAAGAAGTTATGTCTGAAGAAGTAGTAAATGAATCGACTACTACGACTTCAGAAAACGAAGAAACCGTTGAAGTGCCAACTACAGATGAGGCTGAATCAGAAGAAACTTCAACTCCTGAAATGACAGAAGAACAAACAGTAATCGAAGAAGAAATAACTGTTGAAGAGACAGCGGAAACTACTAAGGAATCAGTTAATTTACTAGAATTCTTTAAAACAGTACTAGATAATATCCAAATAGCTGTTGAAAACAATGAAGTAATAGATGCTGCCTTACTCATTTCAGAGGCAGAAAATAGAATACTAGAAGCAGAAAAATTATTTGCTGAAGGTAATGAGGAATTAGCAAATCAAATATTAGAAGAAGCGCTTGCTCAACATGAGTTAGCATTACAAAAATATGAAGAACTTACTTCTGAGACAAATGTAACTGAAGAGGGAGTGGTTGAAGAAGAGGTAACAGAAGATATTACTGAAGTGTCTACAGAAGTTACTGAAGAACAACCATTATCAATTGACATTGTTCGTGCTTCACTAGAAGCTAAATTCTCTTCTAATTTACTAGCACTTGAAGCTGCTCTAAAAAAAGTTGAAAATCCAAATGCAAAAGCAGCATTAGAAAAAAATGTTGAAAAGGCAAAAGTTCGACTTGAAAATAAAATCAATAAAAAACTTGCAAAAATGGAATCAAAAGGTTTACTAGATGATGAAAAAGAATTAGCAGAAGTAGCTGAAGAATTACAAGAAGAAGCGACTGAAGAAACTGAAAAAATCAGTGAAGCAGCTGAAGAACAAGCTGAAAAAGAAAAAGAAGCAGCTGAAGAACAAGCTGAAAAAGAAAAAGAAATAGCGAAAGAAAAAGCCGAAAAAGAAAAAGAAGCGGCTAAAGAAAAGGCAGAAAAAGAAAGAGAAGCAGCTAAAGAAAAAGCCGAAAAAGAAAAAGAAGCAGCTAAAGAAAAGGCAGAAAAAGAAAGAGAAGCAGCTAAAGAAAAAGCCGAAAAAGAAAGAGAAGCAGCTAAAGAAAAAGCTGAAAAAGGAAAAGAAGCAGCTAAAGAAAAGGCCGAAAAAGAAAAAGAGTCTGCTAAAAAGAAGGATGAAAAAGAAAAAGAGTAA
- a CDS encoding LTA synthase family protein, translating into MNKKSLFVGIVVLLILILTDIIFTAAKYINEKYVIDEILYYLSNGMEGSSEGLLGYWISENIITFIIVLVIILLPIIIPLYIRKTFYLRLFKKEMKFTVLPKTNRFRFGYATFMLLLSFVVGFFLLGIDQYIKRTYENSTFIEEHYVDGRDVSITFPKEKRNLIIIYLESMENTLIDKDNGGGWDYTVIPELETLARENINFSNTNNIGGAYPISNTGWTVAAMVSTTSGIPLKIPIERNSYTTSDNFLEGAYTLGDILKEEGYNLKLMVGSDANFGGRTNYFTKHGQYEIYDYYTAINEGKMTEEDKVWWGYDDTDLFTWAKDEIIELANEEEPFSFTLLTVNTHFPDGYLEEVAEEKYDSQYENVYAHSSKQVNSFINWLKQQDFYEDTTVVVLGDHLSMQDPAYYEGKIDPEYNRTIYNAFLNSDVEPKNAKNRVFTSLDMYPTILSSIGVEIEGDRLGLGTNLFSNKRTLVEEYGLNYVDLELGKNSHFYNETILNDDYFELIKQAE; encoded by the coding sequence ATGAATAAGAAAAGTTTATTTGTTGGTATTGTAGTTCTACTAATATTAATACTAACAGATATTATCTTTACAGCAGCAAAGTACATAAATGAGAAATATGTAATTGATGAGATTCTTTATTATTTATCAAATGGAATGGAAGGATCTTCCGAAGGGCTTTTAGGATATTGGATAAGTGAGAATATTATTACATTCATCATTGTTTTAGTAATTATTTTATTACCGATTATTATTCCTTTATATATTCGTAAAACCTTTTATCTAAGGTTATTTAAAAAAGAAATGAAGTTTACAGTACTTCCGAAAACGAACAGATTTCGATTTGGTTATGCAACCTTTATGTTGTTACTTTCATTCGTTGTTGGATTTTTCCTATTAGGAATTGATCAATATATTAAACGTACTTATGAGAATTCTACATTTATTGAAGAGCATTATGTTGATGGGCGAGACGTTTCGATCACCTTTCCTAAAGAAAAGCGTAATTTAATTATCATTTATTTGGAGTCTATGGAAAATACACTTATAGATAAAGACAATGGTGGTGGCTGGGATTATACTGTCATTCCTGAATTAGAAACATTAGCAAGAGAAAATATTAATTTCTCTAATACGAATAATATCGGTGGTGCTTATCCGATTAGTAATACTGGTTGGACAGTAGCAGCGATGGTATCCACAACTTCTGGTATCCCACTGAAGATTCCCATTGAACGTAATAGTTATACAACCTCTGATAATTTTTTAGAGGGTGCATATACATTAGGAGATATCTTAAAAGAAGAAGGATATAATCTAAAACTAATGGTAGGGTCTGATGCCAATTTTGGTGGGCGTACTAATTATTTTACAAAACATGGTCAATATGAAATTTATGATTATTATACAGCGATTAACGAAGGGAAAATGACTGAAGAAGACAAAGTATGGTGGGGATATGACGATACAGATTTGTTTACATGGGCTAAAGATGAAATTATAGAACTTGCTAATGAAGAAGAGCCTTTTAGTTTTACATTATTAACTGTCAATACCCATTTCCCAGATGGTTATTTAGAAGAGGTAGCAGAAGAAAAGTATGATTCACAATACGAAAATGTGTATGCGCATTCCTCCAAACAAGTAAATAGTTTTATTAATTGGTTAAAACAACAAGACTTTTATGAGGATACAACTGTTGTTGTTTTAGGAGACCATCTAAGTATGCAAGATCCTGCCTACTATGAGGGGAAAATAGATCCTGAATACAATCGTACGATTTATAATGCGTTTTTAAATTCAGATGTAGAACCTAAAAATGCTAAAAATCGAGTATTTACTTCACTTGATATGTATCCAACTATTTTATCGAGTATTGGTGTTGAGATAGAGGGAGATCGCTTGGGCCTCGGTACGAATTTATTCTCAAATAAGCGAACATTAGTTGAAGAATACGGGTTAAACTATGTCGATTTAGAGCTAGGTAAAAATTCGCATTTTTATAATGAAACGATTTTAAATGATGACTATTTTGAGTTAATTAAGCAAGCTGAATAA
- a CDS encoding DUF916 domain-containing protein has product MKINRNLIIIFILFIWIFLVGNVEFVEAQDANMPITVEPKYPDNHNNETVGYFDLNVNPGDQQSIEIIITNKEDKEIKVNLASAYAFTNPTGGIMYKELIDSSETILLDNGIHIKENIQVEESVTIPPQSSVTVPIEFSVPQSNGETLLGGVLISTQGNTIQQQQEVEEGTANFTVNTEMVIAMAIKLNLPNSVDSNFQLGEAGFNGELAQVYLEMINDAQKIQEEVSGSYSITNQEGQELFNGEFGSFKMAPKTKIRYPIQWGYETLEEGNYTLNIQSESLNLNEIKEFSIKDEDVVQFVEQSQTNVTVAKEEGGMPSWVWIAAVVLVGLLMFILGRRKVA; this is encoded by the coding sequence TTGAAAATTAACAGGAATCTTATCATTATTTTTATTTTATTTATTTGGATTTTCTTAGTAGGGAATGTCGAGTTCGTAGAAGCACAAGATGCAAATATGCCCATAACAGTAGAACCGAAATATCCAGATAACCACAATAATGAAACAGTAGGTTATTTTGACTTGAATGTGAACCCTGGTGATCAACAATCAATTGAAATTATCATTACAAACAAAGAAGATAAAGAAATAAAAGTTAACTTAGCGTCAGCTTATGCCTTTACAAATCCAACTGGCGGAATTATGTATAAGGAATTAATTGATTCATCGGAAACGATATTATTGGATAATGGAATACACATAAAAGAAAATATACAGGTTGAAGAAAGTGTAACAATTCCTCCTCAATCTTCAGTAACAGTACCAATAGAGTTCTCTGTTCCACAATCTAATGGAGAAACTCTACTTGGGGGTGTATTGATTTCGACTCAAGGAAATACCATACAACAGCAACAAGAGGTGGAAGAGGGTACTGCCAATTTTACTGTAAATACCGAAATGGTCATTGCGATGGCAATTAAATTAAATTTACCAAACAGTGTAGATTCAAACTTTCAATTAGGTGAGGCAGGTTTTAACGGGGAACTAGCTCAAGTATATCTTGAAATGATTAACGATGCGCAAAAAATTCAAGAAGAGGTTTCTGGGTCGTACTCAATAACAAATCAAGAAGGACAGGAGTTATTTAATGGTGAATTCGGATCATTTAAAATGGCTCCGAAGACCAAAATTAGATATCCGATCCAATGGGGATATGAAACATTAGAAGAAGGGAATTATACGTTAAATATTCAAAGTGAGAGCCTCAATTTAAATGAAATAAAGGAATTTTCAATAAAAGACGAAGACGTAGTACAATTTGTTGAGCAATCCCAAACAAATGTAACAGTAGCGAAAGAAGAAGGTGGAATGCCATCGTGGGTATGGATCGCTGCTGTCGTTTTAGTTGGATTGCTGATGTTTATATTAGGTAGAAGAAAGGTTGCCTAA
- a CDS encoding WxL domain-containing protein: MKKFLATVSTVAIMGAAVVGGNSAFAAESTSNISGGLLSMGQPQISNFDNITLNGSIQTTEATVGSFEVIDPRGTGEGWSVWMHATQFTDSTGKVLPQGSLMIGTPTVNEKEGTGSSEADLLTKTGGAIDKNEGLVIISAGNDEGMGTFVVDQNLLTLNLLPKDVKAGNYSTTITVTFPTGP; encoded by the coding sequence ATGAAGAAATTTCTTGCAACAGTTTCAACAGTAGCAATCATGGGTGCAGCAGTAGTTGGTGGAAATTCAGCATTTGCCGCGGAGTCAACATCAAATATTTCTGGTGGTTTACTTTCAATGGGACAACCACAGATTAGTAATTTCGATAATATCACATTGAACGGTTCGATACAAACAACAGAAGCAACAGTGGGTTCATTTGAAGTTATCGATCCAAGAGGTACTGGTGAAGGATGGAGTGTATGGATGCATGCAACTCAGTTCACTGATTCAACAGGGAAAGTTTTACCACAAGGATCTTTAATGATTGGTACACCTACTGTGAATGAAAAAGAAGGTACAGGTTCAAGTGAAGCAGATTTATTAACTAAAACTGGTGGAGCAATTGACAAAAATGAGGGATTGGTTATCATTTCAGCTGGAAATGATGAAGGTATGGGAACATTTGTAGTAGATCAAAATCTTTTAACATTAAACTTATTACCGAAGGATGTTAAAGCAGGAAATTATTCAACTACAATTACTGTAACATTCCCAACTGGGCCATAA